CACAAGATGCGAGTGTGGAGCCAAATGCTGGCAACACAGCTGAAAAAGCCAATGACATGAGTGGTCAGTCATCACCTTGCCTGCTCGGTTCCCGctataaaagaataaataaatcaaaGTAAACTGCGGCTCAGGGCAAGGCCAGCAAACGTAAATTATGAAGAGGTGAATCTGCAAAGAGCCTGCAGAGAAAGGCACACCTTGCACGGGTAAGGACTGCCACTTTGGTACCACTTCTAAACGCAGGTTCTTCGCATGCTGTGAACTGAGAGAAGCGAAACACCTTCAAGTCGAAACGAAACACCGAATCTAACTGTGCACGCCAATTGGTTTCAGCTGGAGTCAAACGGTCAGCCAATCGGATTGAAATGAACCTAATGGAACAGTCAACTGGACCCACACAGGCCTCGCTCAGTGTGTGGACGGGAATACAAACATGCGCACCCTATCCGGCTCATCAGAACGCCTCCTGATACAGCAAACCCACCGGACATTACTGACAAACAGGTGTGCCCGAGCCTCGATTTAAGCTACACGAGCAACGGCTCGGCTCGTTGTTAATAAGAGTGGtgagttgggctggttggttcacgACCATGTTGGTAACTGCGCGAGGAGGGGACGGCCGAAAAAACAACGCCAGCACTGTTACCAACGCGACACCACGTGGCCGTAGTGTACCCGCAAAGATGCTGTGCTGCTCACCATGAATGCGACTCCCGCAATCACCCGTGCGGTCAGTCGTCGTCAGAGTCGATGTTCTGCGGACCACTCGCCGCGTTCACGACGCTGGCCAGATCGTCGCCACCGGCGGCAGTCGAACCGAGCCGCTCGCGAATCAGTTCGGCGATGGCCCGCTTGGTCCGGCGCTCGAGTTTCTCCAACTTCTTGGACACGTCGCGCTTCAAGTCCCAGTCGGGCTTCCTCGGCGCGAGGGACGCGAGGTCGACTTCTTTGGCGAGGTCCTCGGGATCTCCGACGGCGATCTTGTGCTTGATCTCTTCTTCGATGGCAGCCGGAGAGGCGTCGGGCAGCACGGACTCCTTCAGAGCGTCGTCCTCGGGCCTGTAAGACCGAAACACGGGCTTCGGCAGCGATTCGTGCGAAGACGCTTTATCTTCGCCTGTTCCAGCGTCGTTTGCGCCGGCTTTCTTCTCGCGCAAAGCGCGCAAGCGTTCTTTGCGCTTCAAAGCTTGCTCCTCTAGCGAACCGACTAGCTCGTCGGCGGCCATCAGGAACCGCTGAACCTggctggattggattggattagaTTGGATTCATGCTTGAATTCTAAACAATGCGTGGCCAGAATCGTCCGTCGCCGTTGTTGACGTTGATCTCGAACCTTGAGGTTGGCGAATGGGGCCATACCGTCGTTATCTAATCAAACATATGGTCGGTAGTTGTCTCCTTCGTAAACGCGAGCTCTGAATGTTGCTTACAAATACTCTCATTAGTGCCGGTGAGACAAACTTTCGGACTATTTAATTCCAAAGTACACGGATATGACATCTTTTTCAGGCTTTGCGTCGCCGACCGAGAAGTTGCGTGCTGAGTACGTAATACGTATACGCACGTTTATATCGGGACAAAACAATAGAATACCTGACGTCCGCGCGAATGATAAATGAACCTGGAGTTATCACCCTTGCCTCATTCCGAACGAATCAATAAAATGTGCAAGCGGGCAATAGCGCTTTGTGCTAGCTTTGTTTCTCTTGAAAATCGCGCTGCCTGCCCGGACTGGTGCAGCTTCGTATATGTGCTTCTGACAGCGAATAACTGCGGTTTTATAGCCGCTTCTCCACTCGCGAGTGAATTTTCGCAACGTGGCTTAAGGCCTTCGCTAAGATGACGGTATCTAATTATCAAGGTAAATATATACGCGCATGGTGTCCGCGCTTTTCTTTTGTTGTCCAAGCTGAGCACAATTTTAATTAACTAAAACTAGGTCCCGGTTCTGCAGCTGGCTCTAACAACACCGCACCGTGGCTTCTCGAACTCGAACTCGTGAAAATGTGgacgtcgtctgagtcactgctGAATAGTTGTGAGTAACTAGTTTCCGATATCACAGAGAGCGCTGCAGTGTGTTAATATCTCGTACGAACAGCCACATAGCTTTGCTGGagtttctttcgttttttttttttttgccagactATATAATTGAAGTGTCACAAAGTTTATACGTTCTTTATTATCGATAATGATAAATTCATTTTCACAAATTGAATAcagtacaataataataataacaagtaAGTATATGAGTTCATggctgtttaacgtcccaaagcgattcaggctgtgagggacgccgtagtgaagtcgTTTACCTCTGAAAATTTTCCCCTATTTACGCCGTGAATGGGCTCGAAAGGAAGAATAAGGTAAGAGCGAAGAGCCGGCAGAAAGGGGATGGGAGAGGAGGGGCGGGGTTGCCTCACTCTGACAAGTAAGTATATGAGTTCATggctgtttaacgtcccaaagcgattcaggctgtgagggacgccgtagtgaagggctccggaaatttctaccgcctggggatctttaacgtgcactgacatcgcacagtacacgggcctctagaattacgcctccatcatTCGACCGCCgctaccgggatcgaactcgcgtctttcgggccagcagtcgagcgccataacgactcagccaccgcgacggaaTTCGCTAGATCGTCGCCGCTAATCTTTACCCCGTGCTTGGGCTAGTCTAGAGGATGTTGACTTGGGCCCCTCTATGTTGCGCGCTTTACTTGCGAAACGAGGATCgattgccaactagcccaacatacCGCTGTTTTACGCCCGTGCTAGTGCGACGGCGTTTCTGGAACTCTCCCAGTTAACCTTCACGGTACATGCTTGCCGTGGATACCGTGAGTGTGCAGTAGGCGGAGACCATGGTCGTCTGCAAACCCAAACCAAGCCCGCGGgcgagtagcagacgacgcacagatTTGAACTGCATATTCTCATTACTGAAATTGCGCGCTGGGCGAATCGAGCAAGGAAGTCACATATATCTGTTCATAGTTCAGTCATGATCAATTCGTGGAAGTTTCATTGCGTAGGAAGGGCGTTGTTTTTAGTGCGACGCGACGCAGCACAGTTTGACATACCGGAAGAGAAACGATTAAGCAGGAAAGGCGGGACGACGAATCAGCGGAAGCTTTGCCGCACTTGTTTGTTTGCCAACCCTTGTGAGCTAACTCAGCGTGCTCAGCGTTACCCACAGGCCTTATGAGCCGCCCGCAACTCTTCTTTTTGCGCCTAGTTCCTCGAATCACCGCTGCCCCTTCACCGTGCAAAACGCACAAAATTGCGGCGCTGCAAGAGCACCATTTTCGGCGTTAGGTGACTAGCAGCGCCATTTGGCAGGGGTTTGAGGTTGTGTTGTTTTTAGCTGCGGGGAAAAAGTGAACTTGCGGCCAACAAACGAGGCTAAACGTCACGTCGTGGGAACGGCTTGAATGAACTGAAGGAAGCGCAGCTCGCGCAGGCAGGAACGGCTCTGCCCACTGCCTGCTCCTTCGCTCCGCTATCCGTAGCGAGCGCAACGCCAGGCAAGCAGTAGCCGTGGGATTTGATCCGAAGCCGTGGTGCGTGCGTGCTCGTTTGTGTTGTCCCTTCGGTGACCGCCGACTTTACCAAGTCCCGTGAGTGGATATTCCGTTCGACGGACGGTCATCTCAATCTACCAGCGATGAGAACATCCCCACTCGGATGCGCCGTTTGAAACGGCGAGCATGGAAGACTCTCCGGTTCGCCTCAACGGGCGGAACCGTCGGCGGCTGTCAGGTGGGTTCGCGCATGCTAAAAAGCCCCGAATTCGGCGTTAGGACTAAGCCGATCGTGACATCTCACAGGCTTCGGATTAAACGCCTCGTTGGGACCTAATCCGCCGCGACGGTAGAGCTCCGGAATGCAGCTCATGAATTCCGCAGCAGCTCGATGCGTGCCGTCGCTGCGGAGAGGGGCTCCGACCGAATCAAGCGCTCTTTGGGAGCACTTCCAATGGCGATGTTTCGGTTTTGGGCAACGCGACTGAATTTGCACCAGTTTTATTGTGGCCTAATAACTCGTACCGCAGCGTAGAACAAAGCCGTTCATGATGTGTCCATGCTTGCCGCTGGCCCTCTCGGCACCGCAACACTAAAGTTGACGGCCAGCCGTGGATGCGGGCGAGCTCATCTCGATCTCTTGGCGATCCTAATGATTGCACCGCACGTCCGTTCGGTGCGCTCGTACCAAATGTATGCCGTTCGGCATATTTCCTGGTCTGACCCCACGTATATAATTTTGGAGACAGCGACGAGCAACGAAGCAATCAGACGAGGCAATCTCTCCTCGGTTTTTCAACTAGGTCACCGCAGCCAGACCATGATTGGCGGGGTAATTGGGGGTGGGGGTTGTGTACTCGCTTCTGGCCCCATCGTGTGGCCGCTCTTTGGTTCATCCGCGCGGCTCGGGAGAAACAAAACGACAATCGCTCTTCCCTGCAGTTCGAGCGATGTTCGCAGTGTCGCGAGGAGGCGACCGGTGCCGCTCCTGTTCCGGCGGCGCGTTCTCCAAGGATGAAACCATTGGAGCGTCAAAGAGCTCGTCGTCGTTGCGAGCGTGCCCCTGCGTGACTTTTGGCCGGTGCGCTCTCCCGCCGCGCTTGTTTTCGGCTTGTTTCCTGGCGCCCCTCGTGTTTTGACGGCGTCCCTTGTCGACTCGACAGCGCCCGTAgttagtagtagcagtagcaccTGTCGTGGAGCAGCGCGTGCGGCATGTAGATGCTCGGAAAGCGAGCAGACGAAACGAAGTGGCGCGCGCCGTCTGCGCTATCTCATGCTCGCGCTCGGTAGGGCAACTCGAGACCGTGAGAGATTTGATTGCTGCTTGAGCGCGATCAGGTTCGCTCGCGAGGGGCTCCGCACGTTGCGCGCTGTTCGTTTCGGGCATCATGCTTCTCGCTCGGATGGCTCTCGAACGCTGACCTAATTGCCTTACGCCTCCCTCATTTTACGACGGTCTTATCGCCGGCTGCCTAGAATCCACGATGCGCAGATAACAGCGATGCGGATAGGGCGGCTGCTGGGTTCACATAGCGAACCAAAAACGCAGCATTTTCTGCGGGACCGCGTTCTATTAACGAGTCACctgaaaagaaggaaggaaattgTACGCATGTCGCGAAATTCGAAACGAGATATGGTGAGAGAGTGTACAGCCttcct
The genomic region above belongs to Amblyomma americanum isolate KBUSLIRL-KWMA chromosome 9, ASM5285725v1, whole genome shotgun sequence and contains:
- the LOC144103240 gene encoding coiled-coil domain-containing protein 12; this translates as MAADELVGSLEEQALKRKERLRALREKKAGANDAGTGEDKASSHESLPKPVFRSYRPEDDALKESVLPDASPAAIEEEIKHKIAVGDPEDLAKEVDLASLAPRKPDWDLKRDVSKKLEKLERRTKRAIAELIRERLGSTAAGGDDLASVVNAASGPQNIDSDDD